The window AGTCATAAATGGACAATTTTGCCTGCTGACTAAGGGGGAGATCGGATACATACTTTAGATTGATGTTGCTTCCGGTGGCTCGGGTGAGTATGGACGGATACAGTTTTAAAACTCCTGTGGAAGGAGTCTCCACCAAATCATGCGTGCTCACTGAGCTTATAATCCCGTTTATTTGAATCGTCTCATCTGGCTCTGGGAAAAGCAACTCTTGGATCACAGTATTATGTGTCTGCGGATCTTTAACCAGCTAATCTTTCCCAGTAGCCCATGTGATTGAGAGGCAGTAAAATAGCTTAAAATACTTCTTGACAAAAACACCTCGTATATTATTGTTGCTTTATGCTTTAGGCAAGGAATAACAACGAGGTGTTA of the Candidatus Cloacimonadota bacterium genome contains:
- a CDS encoding T9SS type A sorting domain-containing protein; its protein translation is MSTHDLVETPSTGVLKLYPSILTRATGSNINLKYVSDLPLSQQAKLSIYDLRGRFLYNKEMPSAGETVWDLSTLSSGIYFISLTEGGKNLARTRITVLK